DNA from Granulicella arctica:
GCCTGGCTGGGCCTCGGCTACGGCTTCTTCGGTCTCGGCGGCACGCTGGGCGCGGAGGCTGGTCTCGTCCCAGTCGCCGGTGCTGTCGATGGCGACGACACCGCTGTGGAGCTCTTCGTCCTCGGGGCTGATGCTGCTGTTGTCGTAGACCTCGGGGTCGACGAGGGTGAGGGAGACCTCGGCCATGCCGGTGGGTTTGCGGTCGCGGGTTCCGGCGAAGATGACGTCTTCCATCTTGATGCCGCGGAGGGATTTGGCGGACTGCTCGCCGAGGACCCAGGTGATGGCGTCGGAGATGTTGGACTTGCCGCAGCCGTTGGGGCCGACGATGGCGGCGATGCCTTCACCAGAGAGGTTGACTTCGGTGCGATCGCAGAAAGACTTGAAGCCGAGGATCTGAACCTTTTTGAGCTTGAGCAACGTGAGACCTCACGAGTAGCGTCCGATGCGGACCGGGGACGCGGCGTTGGTTCAACTTTAGTCGCGGATGGGGTGGGAATCAACGGTAACAACGCTACAGGTTGTGGATAAGACGCCCGTAACCCTACAAATAGGCTGGGAGTGCGGGGAAGGGGTGGGTTAGGCGGTTTCTGCGGCTAGAAGGAGGGCAAAATTTGGTGGTGGATAAACAAAATACAGGGGTCCTTCACTGCGTTCAGGATGACGATGTAAAATATACAACCGCAAAAATGCTCTGAATGGCAGTTTTTGACAGGTTTCCATAGGACTAAGGCCCCGCCTTTGGACCCTTCCGAGATCCGTGCCCTTTTGAAATCCGCACACGTTTGATTATGACCTTGTCCAAAAGGAAGGGCCTAATCCATTGCAACAGAAGATTCATCGATTTGTCTTCTGCTGTTCGCACATGTCGTCTTTGGGGCGGAGTAGCGTCATCGAACGGTAGGGCGGATGTCTTGCCGGGAAAAGAGGAATCATGGCACACGACGCACACAAGAAGGCAGCAGAGCACCACGAGCACGCAGCCACGGCGCACCATGAAGCGGCAAAGCACCATGCCAGCGGCGATCACGCAGCCGCCGCCGAGCATGCAGAAAAGGCGCACGAGCACTCCACAGCAGCTCATGAGCACTCGACGCACGCACATAGCAAGACCCTTGCACACCAGTAGTCTTGTTCGATTGATTTTGCCCGGTTGAGGAGACAGAGACCCATGCCATGGGTAGTGGCATGGGTTTTCTGCGTTGCTGAGGCGTTTTTTGGGATTGGATGGGGAGATCGTGGAGAGTGAAATCTGCATCCTACGAATTCAGGTTTGCATCCAGATTTGCGTTTGCAGGGATGCGCTTTCTATAATCCGCTTCATCTGTCCTCGATCAACGATTCGCGCGGCTGATGATGATATTTGGCGGACGCGCGCAACGATGAGTTAGGCTGATATCGACCCCGGACGGACCGGCGGCATCTCGATTTAGATGAAGTACTGAGGAGCGTGGCATGAAGAAGGTTGTTGTTGCATCTCTCCTGGCGGTCGCGAGCATCGCACCTGCTACGCAAATGCTGTTCGCTGCCCCTCTGGGTAACCCGTTCGTTATGCAGGCTGCTGCGCCGGCGGGTGGTGGAATCCAGATGTCCCCGGCAGAGTACAAGGCTTATAACGATGCGATCTCGCAGACGACACCGCAGACCAAGGCACCGGCTCTCGAGGCGTACCTGACGGCTTATCCGCAGTCTGCTGTGAAAACGGATACACTGCAGCAGCTCATGCTGGCTTACAGCGCGTTCGACCCGACGAAGACGGTGGATGCGGCTGATCGTCTGTTGGCGGTGGATCCGAACAACCTGCGTGCGCTGACCTTCGAGGTGTACTTCCGCAAGCAGCTTTCGGACCAGATTACGGACCCGACCGCGAAGCAGGCGGCTCTGGATAAGGCGGCCGATTTTGGCACCAAGGGGCTCGCCGCGACCAAGCCCGCTGAGATGAGCGATGCGGACTTTACCGCGGTGAAGACGGCTGGCACGCCGTTGTTCTACAGTGCGATCGGCGCTGCGGCATTGAACAAAAAGGATGCCGCGACGGCGATTACGAACTACAAGGCGGAGCTGGCGGCTGTTCCGGTCGATCAGACGACGAAGCCTGGCCAGATCTTGCAGGATACGTACTATCTCGGTTCGGCGTATCTGCAATCCACTCCTCCGGACCTGCTGAACTGCGCGTTCTATGTGGCTCGCTTTGTGGCGTTCGCGCCGGAGCCGTACAAGACGCAGATGGCCCCGACGGCGCAGTACTGCTACAAGAAGTTCCATGGCAGCGCGGATGGCTACGATACGCTGGCTGCGGCTGCGCAGGCGAATGTGAATCCTCCTGCGACGTTGAATGTGACCCCGGCTCCGAAGGCCTCCGATATTGCTCACCAGACGGTGACGAGCACCTCGGACCTGGCGGCGCTGGCGCTGAGCGACAAGGAGTTCATCATCCAGAACGGTACGGCTGAGGATGCGCAGAAGGTGTTCGACGCGATCAAGGGCAAGGAGGTCTCCGTTCCGGATGCGACGGTCGTTGCTGTGACGGAGAGCCAGGTGCAGGTTGCCGTCTCGGACGATGCGGTTCAGGCGACTCCTAAGGTGGCTGACTTTACCTTCAACCTGAAGGAGCCGCTGAAGACGCTGCCTGCGGTTGGCGACAAGGTTACGCTGACGGGAACGTATGACTCGTTCACGCAGTCTCCGCTGATGATTACGATGGCGAACAGCGAGATTGTGCCGAAGAAGGCTCCGGTGAAGAAGGCTGCTCCGGTTCATCATCGTGCAACGCACTAACTAGTTGATTGATTTGGATGTGATGAGGCAGCCCCTTTGGGGCTGCCTTGTTGCTTTTTGGGCTTGTTCAAGAACAAGCAACAACAAACGCAACGGCAACCGCAGGTCCTTCGACTCAGTGCTTTGCACTTCGCTCAGGATGACAGTTTTATTTATTGGGAAAGGGTGACAGGGTTTGTGGGTGGTTTAGAAGGTGAGGGTTTTGGCTAGGTCGGCGGTGAAGGTGGGTTGGGAGGGTTGGGGGTCCAGGAGGAAGGCGCAGACCCATTCTTCTTCGCTGCCCTGGTCGTTGTCGAGGATGCCGGCGACTACGGTGACCTGATACCAGCCGGGGCTGATGTGGATGGTTCGTTCGTAGCTGGAGAGCGGGTGTTCTTCCTGGCCGTCGGGGAGCTGGCCGGGGGACCAGTGCTGGAGGCGGTCGGTGTTAGCCAGGAGCAGGTTGCCGGTCTCGGTGCCGAGGACGAAGCCAGTGGAGAAGAGCATGTGCGAGAGCGGGAGGGGCGCGTTTTCTGTCTGAGTGGAGCGGACGGTGACGGTGTAGTGGCCCTGCTCGACGCCAAGGGCGGGGACGATGGTGCCTTCGCGGTAGGCGTCGTGCGGATAGCTCTTGCGGGTGAGGGTGCGGATGAGGTCGGAGCTGAGGAGGTCGTCGCCCATGAGGTGGTGGAGGCGGGCGGGATCGACGAGGAAGAAGGCACCCTGGGCGGCGTAGAAGTGCGCGGCCTCCTGGGCCTCGAAGTAGGTGGGCTGATCGGGGATGGGCATGGCTACTCGCCGAGCATGATGCGCTGGATGTGGCTGGCGCGGCCGGTGGCTCCGTCGCAGGTGATGAGGGCGGCGCACATCTTGGCGTTGCCTTTGGCGGCTTCGAACTTGCCGGGCATGCCGGTGAGGAAGCGCTGGAGGACGAGCTCGGTTTCGACGCCGATGACGGAGTCGTAGGAGCCGGACATGCCGACGTCGGTCTGGTAGGCGGTGCCTTGCGGGAGGACGCGCTCGTCGGCGGTGGGGATGTGGGTGTGGGTGCCGAGGAGAGCGGTGACGCGGCCGTCGAGGTACCAGCCGAGGGCGACCTTTTCGCTGGAGGCTTCGGCGTGGAGGTCGACGAGGATGACCTTGGCGGTGACCTGGCTGAGGAGCTCGTCGGCTTTGCGGAAGGGGTCGTCGCAGGAGGACATGAAGACGCGGCCCTGGAGGTTGATGACGGCGTAAGCCTGGCCGTTCGGAAGCTCTCCCTGATAGACGCCGAAGCCGGGGGTTCCGTGGGCGTAGTTGGCGGGGCGGAGGACGCGGCGGCCGCGCTCGTGGGAGTCGGCGGGGACGGTCATGTAGCCGAAGATCTCGCGCTTGTCCCAGATGTGGTTTCCGGTGGTGATGACGTGGGCGCCGAGGTCGAAGAGCTCTTCGGCGAGCGAGGGCGTGATGCCGAAGCCGCCGGCGGAGTTTTCGCCGTTGATGACGAGCAGATCGACCTGGTGGGTCTCGAGGACGTGGGGCAAGTGTTCGCGGACGATA
Protein-coding regions in this window:
- a CDS encoding TIGR00282 family metallophosphoesterase, whose protein sequence is MKILFVGDVFGAPGRHIVREHLPHVLETHQVDLLVINGENSAGGFGITPSLAEELFDLGAHVITTGNHIWDKREIFGYMTVPADSHERGRRVLRPANYAHGTPGFGVYQGELPNGQAYAVINLQGRVFMSSCDDPFRKADELLSQVTAKVILVDLHAEASSEKVALGWYLDGRVTALLGTHTHIPTADERVLPQGTAYQTDVGMSGSYDSVIGVETELVLQRFLTGMPGKFEAAKGNAKMCAALITCDGATGRASHIQRIMLGE